The Pseudonocardia sp. HH130630-07 DNA window CCTGCTGGAACGGGTGGTCGCGAACGTGATCGACAACGCGGTGCGGCACGGTACACCGGGTGGTGCGGGGAACGACACGGCCGCGGACCACCCGGCCGCGGTCCACTCTGGTGCCCATCGCTCGGCCGCCGATCGCCCGGCAGCGGGAGCGGGCGGTACCCGGGCGGCCCCGGTCGCGGTGCGGGCGAGCGCCTACGCGGACCGGGTGGAGCTGCGGGTCGTCGACCACGGCCCCGGCGTGCCGCGGGCGCAGTGGCCGGGGCTGTTCCGCCCGTTCCAGCGGCTCGGGGACCGGGACGCGACCAGCGGCCTCGGGCTCGGGCTGTCCGTGGCGACCGGGCTGACCGCGGTGATGGGCGGCGAGCTGAGCGCCGAGGACACACCGGGCGGCGGGCTGACCGTCGTCGTGTCGCTGCCCGCGGCGGGCGATCGGTGAGCGCGCAGGGCACCCGGGTGCTCGTCGTCGACGACGACCCGCAGATCCTGCGGGCGTTGCGGATCAACCTGACCGCGCACGGCTACACCGTGGTGGTCGCCGCCGACGGCTCCGCGGCGCTGCGGGCGGCCGCGGACCATCCGCCGGACGTCGTCGTCCTCGATCTGGGTCTGCCCGACCTCGACGGGGCCGAGGTCATCGAGGGTCTGCGTGGCTGGTCGGGTGTGCCGGTGATCGTGCTGTCCGCGCGCACCGACTCGGCCGACAAGGTCCGGGCGCTCGACGCGGGTGCCGACGACTACGTGACCAAGCCGTTCGGGATGGCGGAGCTGCTGGCCCGGCTGCGGGCGGCGGTGCGCAGGGCGGCGTCGACCGCCGTCGACGGGGAGGCGGTCGTCACGACCCCGGACTTCACGGTCGATCTCGCCGCGAAGACGGTGGCCCGGACCGACGGCGAGCAGGTGCACCTGACCCCGACCGAGTGGGGGATCCTGGAGCTGCTGGTACGGCACCGGGGCCGGCTCGTCGAGCAGAAGCGGGTGCTGCGCGAGGTGTGGGGCCCGCAGTACCGCACGGAGTCGCACTACCTGCGCGTCTATCTCGCGCAGCTGCGGCGCAAGCTGGAGCCGGTGCCGTCGCGGCCGCGCTACCTGATCACCGAGGCCGGGATGGGCTACCGGTTCGAGGGCTGATCCGCCCTGCTCAGCGCCCGAAGTTCTGGGTCCAGTAGCCGTCGGACAACCCGACGCCGATCGTGCTCAGCGAGCAGTCGAGGATGTTGCGCCGGTG harbors:
- a CDS encoding response regulator, translating into MSAQGTRVLVVDDDPQILRALRINLTAHGYTVVVAADGSAALRAAADHPPDVVVLDLGLPDLDGAEVIEGLRGWSGVPVIVLSARTDSADKVRALDAGADDYVTKPFGMAELLARLRAAVRRAASTAVDGEAVVTTPDFTVDLAAKTVARTDGEQVHLTPTEWGILELLVRHRGRLVEQKRVLREVWGPQYRTESHYLRVYLAQLRRKLEPVPSRPRYLITEAGMGYRFEG